The Elusimicrobiota bacterium sequence CGTCTCCCTGGCGGCCCTCAAACGGGGTCTGGGCGATCCGCCCAGCCTGTCTCTTTTCGGTGTCTCCCCTGAACTCATCGACCCCGCCGACCGGCGCCGCCTCGACGCCCTCGGAGTCGCGTGGATCCCCCTGGGCCGCCCATTTTCCGAGGAGCTGGAAGCCGGCCTCGCCCGCCTCCAATTCCTCCACATCCAAGCCTGATAAATTATTGACTTTCCCGTATCTCTTCAGCCGCCCGTTGCATCCGACGGAGCATGCCTTTTGGAGTGGCCCCATGGATGGGGCCACCGTTTTCCGGGGCGAGTTCTTCTAATGGAAGACCGCCCGAAAAATCGGGCAACCACAAAAATCGCTTCGGAACACTAAAGAGACACACTTCCCCCGCGTAAGAAGCGCCCGTTCTTTGAGGTTCTGAAGATCGCGGCCCGGGCGGGCACGATGGGTTTGCCCTTTTTACGCGCAGGCCATTTTGTTGGCGATTTGGTCGAAGAGGTTGACGTAGATCATTTCAGGGGCCTGTTTGACGGGGAGGCCGGCGACGATGCGGTAAACGATGGCACCCGCCAGGGATCCCACCGCGAAAGCGCCGGGAGCGACTTGGGACGCCGGGCAGGGTTTGCCGTCCGCCATGATCGTCAGCGCTTTGCTCACCGCATAGAGCACCGAGGGGTCCAGTTTGTCTTTGATGCCCATGAGGAATTCCTTAAACACGTCCAAGTAGCTCAGGTGGCTGACGGATCCCTCCGCCGGAAGGCCGAATAGCTCCCGGCAGGAGACTTCCTGATCTGGGGCGAAATAGTAAGCGATGGCTCCCCAGCCCGCGGCCAGGGCGGTGACGATGGGTTTGCCTTGCCGGCGGCTTTCGTCATGGAGGCGAACGATGGCCGGGAGGTCCAGAAAGTCCACCGTGTCGAAAACGATGTCCGCCCGGCCCACCAGCTCCGCGGTGTTTTTCTCGTCCAAATAGGCGTGGACGGCGTTGATCTCAACGTCCGGGTTGATGGCCCGAAGACGCCGGGCCAGGGCCTCCACTTTCGGTTGGTTCACGTCAACGGCCTCGTAGGTTTGGCGGTTGAGGTTGTGGGAGCCACGGTGTCGCCGTCCACCAGGATGAACTTCTCAAACCCCAGCCGAACAGCCGATTCTGCGAAGGTGCTTCCCAGGCCGCAACCGGCCACTAAAACCCGCGTGTTCCGGATCCGGTCCTGCACGTCGGCCGTCACATAGTCTTTGTTCCGGAGAGTGAACATTTCATAGCGACGGTCGGGGTTGGAGTCGGTCGATGTCGGAGAAAAGTCCTGGGCCACATTCGAGTCGGCGAGAATGGATTCGATGGTCTGGGGTTTCGGCGTGTTTTTCATGGCGTTCCTCCTAGTTTCGGCCGGTGCTCCGGTCCGGTTTGCCTACAACACCAGTCTAGCGGGTTGAGGATACACGCCCATCAAATCTTGGTTACATCTGTGTTACACTTTTCAGGGACGTTTGACCCTTCAAATCCCTTGCAATACGACTTATTTCGTCTATACTAAAGGTGTCGTCGAATAAAGGGGCGTTAAGATGATAAACCTTCGTTGGTCGAACATTGTGGGGGGAATAGCTATTTCATTGGCTTTCCCTGTCTTGGGATCCTCCACCGTTTTATCGATTGACAACGGCGATCAGAACGCCACCATTTTCAATGACGAAACCTATGACAACAGTGATTATAAAGGGCTGGCGGGGGATTTCGACGGGGACGGGCGACGGGATTTGGGGCTCCATACTCATTACGGAAAATTATTTCTTCTATTAAATGGGCAAGCCGGGTGGGGAAGTGCGGCTTTCCTGAAAGGTCTAATCAACACTCGTATTAGTGTCTTGGGTTTCGATTTCCTTGTGGCCGACATTAATGGCGACCATAAAGATGACTTAATTACATTGAATCGAACCTTCGTATCCAGCAACTCCGCCACCGATTGCGAAATTCAGGTGGTATGGGGTCGAAGCGTGTTTCCACCGACCATCGATGCCCCGGATCTGAGGATAGTGGGAAAGAGAACCATTTTTGGTTTTACTCCTTCCATGGCGGTCGGCGATATCAACGGCGACTCTTTTCCCGATATTGTCACCTCTTTGGAGAGTGGAACGGCCTATGTATTTTACGGGAAGGGGATTTTCCCCTCATCGTTGATCGACGTAAATGTTTCAACGCCCGACGTGACGTTTTCCTTCGTGACCTTTTCCTCACCGTACGAACCTTCACCCTGCGTCTTTTCGGCGGACATCAATGGAGATAATAAAAGCGATGTCATCCTCTCACCGAGAACTTCCCCCGGAGGGCGAGCGAATGTGGGTGAAATTGACATAATCTGGGGCTCCGTTTCCTTGCCGAGCCAATGGAATCTCGGTACCACGCCGCCAAATTTGAGCCTTTGGGGCGATCATACCTCCCGTTTTTATTCTTGTTCCATGGCGGGGGATTCCAATGGAGATCATCGGGCGGACCTCATCATTGAAGAAAAAGTGCCCGGCATTATTACAACGGTCTCCGCCAGGTATTTCTTGGATGGCGCTGCGGTTGCTGGAAAAAGCGGGACGCTCGATCTGCGGCCTGGGTCTGCTAATTCGGTGGCAACATCCTTGCTTCTGCGCATGCAACCACCCGCTTACGGCGATTTTGATGGGGATCAAAGGATGGACATGGTCGGGGATTTACAAACACCTTACATCACGACGATTGGCGGTTTTCTCACCTCTGACGCGGACTCTTTGGGCCCGCCCCTGCCAGGGACCGCAACCTTAACAGTGAATTCTCTGCTGGCCATCTCGCGAGTCATCATGCC is a genomic window containing:
- a CDS encoding ThiF family adenylyltransferase, coding for MNQPKVEALARRLRAINPDVEINAVHAYLDEKNTAELVGRADIVFDTVDFLDLPAIVRLHDESRRQGKPIVTALAAGWGAIAYYFAPDQEVSCRELFGLPAEGSVSHLSYLDVFKEFLMGIKDKLDPSVLYAVSKALTIMADGKPCPASQVAPGAFAVGSLAGAIVYRIVAGLPVKQAPEMIYVNLFDQIANKMACA
- a CDS encoding ThiF family adenylyltransferase, coding for MKNTPKPQTIESILADSNVAQDFSPTSTDSNPDRRYEMFTLRNKDYVTADVQDRIRNTRVLVAGCGLGSTFAESAVRLGFEKFILVDGDTVAPTTSTAKPTRPLT